The Pagrus major chromosome 10, Pma_NU_1.0 genome contains a region encoding:
- the LOC141003238 gene encoding uncharacterized protein isoform X2, translating to MFLAPSQNRKKELESLSLSLSLSLSLSLSLCLSLPSSSSSFYICLRLIFLIKTNYSNSDGSSLLVVTLVRKMKMFVVFVVLVHVSQHASAVELYEGEEFVLLPCEFPTFDVDAPSVVWSRLDLHPTTVHKRQQEGDELGEQNQLYSGRTSMMADALESGDLSLNLTKLRLSDSGNYTCTVRRGSGGERRVMDVQLQVKERFVFPSWATALLVLLAVGLIVLGSLLVYFRQYFMSVYQVEVDSGSESIQLPSKTIIHLPDDAKVEWTNGVNMKVHVYQNGLLTDEQNQCYRGRTEMKRKSLRDFSLTLKYPTDWDTNLYTCTVYSRKRTILMWKQVELLVKVCQVEVDEGAESVQLPFKTTVHLPDDAKVEWTNSINMKVHVYQNGLLTDEQHQCYRGRTEMKRNSLSDFSLTLKYLTDMDRGFYICTFYSRERTILMRKQVKLLVKVCQVEVDEGTESVQLPCKTTASLPQDFTVMWKCYEPKLVMTVHNYHEGSDQSGEQDQFYRDRTEMNKDLLETGDLSLTLKNPKHTDTGTYRCIVYNTDGDIVRWKTVLLKVKERSQIKDETINIRNRSSSTQTDPLMADQSV from the exons ATGTTTTTGGCACCAAGCCAGAACCGGAAGAAGGAACtagagtctctctctctctctctctctctctctctctctctctctctctctctatgcctctctctcccttcttcttcttcttctttctacaTTTGTTTGcgtcttatttttttaattaaaacaaactacAGTAACAGTGATGGCAGTAGCCTATTAGTAGTGACTCTAGTGAG gaagatgaagatgtttgtggtgtttgtggtCCTCGTGCACG tttcccagcatgcctcagcTGTGGAGCTGTATGAGGGGGAGGAGTTTGTCCTGCTGCCCTGTGAGTTTCCCACTTTTGACGTGGACGCCCCCTCAGTGGTGTGGAGTCGCTTGGATCTCCATCCTACAACCGTCCACAAGCGTCAGCAGGAAGGTGATGAGCTTGGAGAACAAAACCAGCTTTACAGCGGCCGAACATCCATGATGGCTGATGCTCTTGAGAGTGGAGACCTCAGCCTCAATCTGACAAAACTCCGCCTCTCTGACAGCGGGAACTACACCTGCACCGTCAGACGAGGGTCAGGAGGAGAACGGAGAGTGATGGacgtacagctgcaggtcaaag AACGATTTGTATTTCCATCCTGGGCCACAGCTCTCCTGGTTCTCCTGGCTGTTGGTCTTATTGTTTTGGGGAGTCTTTTAGTGTATTTTCGGCAGTATTTCATGTCAG TCtaccaggtggaggtggattcAGGGTCGGAGTCTATCCAGCTGCCCAGCAAAACCATAATTCACCTGCCTGATGATGCTAAAGTGGAGTGGACGAACGGTGTCAACATGAAGGTCCACGTGTATCAGAATGGCCTTCTGACTGACGAGCAGAATCAGTGTTACAGAGGccgaacagagatgaagagaaaatcACTGAGAGActtcagtctgaccctgaaataccCCACAGACTGGGACACAAACCTTTACACCTGCACCGTCTACAGCAGGAAGAGGACCATCCTGATGTGGAAACAAGTGGAGCTCCTGGTCAAAG tctgtcaggtggaggtggatgagggggcggagtctgtccagctgcccttCAAAACCACAGTTCACCTGCCTGATGATGCTAAAGTTGAGTGGACGAACAGTATCAACATGAAGGTCCACGTGTATCAGAATGGCCTTCTGACTGACGAGCAGCATCAGTGTTACAGAGGCCGAACTGAGATGAAGAGAAACTCGCTGAGTGActtcagtctgaccctgaaataccTCACAGACATGGACAGAGGCTTTTACATCTGCACCTTCTACAGCAGGGAGAGGACCATCCTGATGAGGAAACAAGTGAAGCTCCTGGTCAAAG tctgtcaggtggaggtggatgaggGGAcggagtctgtccagctgccctgcaaaaccacagcTAGTCTGCCACAGGATTTTACAGTGATGTGGAAATGTTATGAACCAAAACTGGTAATGACGGTCCACAATTATCATGAAGGCTCTGACCAGTCTGGAGAACAGGACCAGTTTTACAGAGACCGGACAGAGATGAACAAAGACCTGCTGGAAACTGGAGACTTAAGTCTGACCCTGAAAAaccccaaacacacagacacagggacATACAGGTGCATCGTCTACAACACAGACGGAGACATCGTGAGATGGAAAACAGTACTGCTTAAAGTCAAAG AGAGAAGTCAGATCAAAGATGAAACAATCAACATcaggaacagaagcagctcAACTCAAACTGATCCTCTGATGGCAGATCAATCTGTTTGA
- the LOC141003238 gene encoding uncharacterized protein isoform X1, with product MFLAPSQNRKKELESLSLSLSLSLSLSLSLCLSLPSSSSSFYICLRLIFLIKTNYSNSDGSSLLVVTLVRKMKMFVVFVVLVHVSQHASAVELYEGEEFVLLPCEFPTFDVDAPSVVWSRLDLHPTTVHKRQQEGDELGEQNQLYSGRTSMMADALESGDLSLNLTKLRLSDSGNYTCTVRRGSGGERRVMDVQLQVKERFVFPSWATALLVLLAVGLIVLGSLLVYFRQYFMSVYQVEVDSGSESIQLPSKTIIHLPDDAKVEWTNGVNMKVHVYQNGLLTDEQNQCYRGRTEMKRKSLRDFSLTLKYPTDWDTNLYTCTVYSRKRTILMWKQVELLVKVCQVEVDEGAESVQLPFKTTVHLPDDAKVEWTNSINMKVHVYQNGLLTDEQHQCYRGRTEMKRNSLSDFSLTLKYLTDMDRGFYICTFYSRERTILMRKQVKLLVKVCQVEVDEGTESVQLPCKTTASLPQDFTVMWKCYEPKLVMTVHNYHEGSDQSGEQDQFYRDRTEMNKDLLETGDLSLTLKNPKHTDTGTYRCIVYNTDGDIVRWKTVLLKVKAERSQIKDETINIRNRSSSTQTDPLMADQSV from the exons ATGTTTTTGGCACCAAGCCAGAACCGGAAGAAGGAACtagagtctctctctctctctctctctctctctctctctctctctctctctctatgcctctctctcccttcttcttcttcttctttctacaTTTGTTTGcgtcttatttttttaattaaaacaaactacAGTAACAGTGATGGCAGTAGCCTATTAGTAGTGACTCTAGTGAG gaagatgaagatgtttgtggtgtttgtggtCCTCGTGCACG tttcccagcatgcctcagcTGTGGAGCTGTATGAGGGGGAGGAGTTTGTCCTGCTGCCCTGTGAGTTTCCCACTTTTGACGTGGACGCCCCCTCAGTGGTGTGGAGTCGCTTGGATCTCCATCCTACAACCGTCCACAAGCGTCAGCAGGAAGGTGATGAGCTTGGAGAACAAAACCAGCTTTACAGCGGCCGAACATCCATGATGGCTGATGCTCTTGAGAGTGGAGACCTCAGCCTCAATCTGACAAAACTCCGCCTCTCTGACAGCGGGAACTACACCTGCACCGTCAGACGAGGGTCAGGAGGAGAACGGAGAGTGATGGacgtacagctgcaggtcaaag AACGATTTGTATTTCCATCCTGGGCCACAGCTCTCCTGGTTCTCCTGGCTGTTGGTCTTATTGTTTTGGGGAGTCTTTTAGTGTATTTTCGGCAGTATTTCATGTCAG TCtaccaggtggaggtggattcAGGGTCGGAGTCTATCCAGCTGCCCAGCAAAACCATAATTCACCTGCCTGATGATGCTAAAGTGGAGTGGACGAACGGTGTCAACATGAAGGTCCACGTGTATCAGAATGGCCTTCTGACTGACGAGCAGAATCAGTGTTACAGAGGccgaacagagatgaagagaaaatcACTGAGAGActtcagtctgaccctgaaataccCCACAGACTGGGACACAAACCTTTACACCTGCACCGTCTACAGCAGGAAGAGGACCATCCTGATGTGGAAACAAGTGGAGCTCCTGGTCAAAG tctgtcaggtggaggtggatgagggggcggagtctgtccagctgcccttCAAAACCACAGTTCACCTGCCTGATGATGCTAAAGTTGAGTGGACGAACAGTATCAACATGAAGGTCCACGTGTATCAGAATGGCCTTCTGACTGACGAGCAGCATCAGTGTTACAGAGGCCGAACTGAGATGAAGAGAAACTCGCTGAGTGActtcagtctgaccctgaaataccTCACAGACATGGACAGAGGCTTTTACATCTGCACCTTCTACAGCAGGGAGAGGACCATCCTGATGAGGAAACAAGTGAAGCTCCTGGTCAAAG tctgtcaggtggaggtggatgaggGGAcggagtctgtccagctgccctgcaaaaccacagcTAGTCTGCCACAGGATTTTACAGTGATGTGGAAATGTTATGAACCAAAACTGGTAATGACGGTCCACAATTATCATGAAGGCTCTGACCAGTCTGGAGAACAGGACCAGTTTTACAGAGACCGGACAGAGATGAACAAAGACCTGCTGGAAACTGGAGACTTAAGTCTGACCCTGAAAAaccccaaacacacagacacagggacATACAGGTGCATCGTCTACAACACAGACGGAGACATCGTGAGATGGAAAACAGTACTGCTTAAAGTCAAAG caGAGAGAAGTCAGATCAAAGATGAAACAATCAACATcaggaacagaagcagctcAACTCAAACTGATCCTCTGATGGCAGATCAATCTGTTTGA